The following proteins are encoded in a genomic region of Entelurus aequoreus isolate RoL-2023_Sb linkage group LG01, RoL_Eaeq_v1.1, whole genome shotgun sequence:
- the LOC133645971 gene encoding uncharacterized protein LOC133645971, translating to MEHIQPPGVHAGCTTLEHQASPYLPAHENISTFDSIKENGKPFSRSALIDPPDGLTTELHVDAEYDPSQSFEESLPDMGDWMYNDRHTFNEGFEDSLSEECAEESNIKDTTDKPIYDNVSVTMAECLLIIMCYVNCHKVTDKALSDLLKMFKLLCPDSLNADCLNSVQKFKNFFLSRSASSPILLHKYCSNCFGPLESKQIKCLSCGTSVSEERSSSFIEVPIKAQIRSLFLKPGFQEKLNFRLSRKKADANNIEDIYDAEVYKQLVDRGGPLSDPKNISLTWNTDEDKNGYLLRLIHGTQNIPMQMVNVVKLVQSIPVISQTIKPGNVIAEFYRHMTKDDSFCQENKYLSRIKLYGASSELLLDTVHLSALQIHAGHCINSGTVSIFHRAQVKKYLGLLRYCILILVLIMVVGEPNVF from the exons ATGGAACACATCCAACCTCCAGGTGTCCATGCAGGATGTACCACTCTGGAACATCAAGCCTCTCCCTACCTGCCAG CACATGAAAATATTTCTACTTTTGACTCTATCAAAGAGAATGGAAAACCATTTTCCAGATCAGCCCTCATAGATCCTCCTGATGGCCTAACAACTGAACTACATGTCGATGCTGAGTATGATCCATCTCAATCATTTGAGGAATCTCTCCCTGATATGGGGGATTGGATGTACAATGACAGACATACGTTTAATGAAGGATTTGAAGATAGTTTGAGTGAGGAGTGTGCAGAAGAGTCAAatatcaaggacacaacagacaaacCAATATATGACAATGTATCAGTAACCATGGCAGAGTGCCTTCTGATCATCATGTGTTATGTAAACTGTCATAAAGTCACTGATAAGGCCCTAAGCGATTTGCTGAAAATGTTCAAGTTGCTTTGTCCCGATAGTCTGAATGCAGACTGCTTAAACAGTGTACAGAagttcaaaaacttttttttatcccGCTCTGCATCATCGCCTATTTTATTACATAAATACTGCAGTAATTGTTTTGGGCCAttagaaagtaaacaaataaaatgccTGTCTTGTGGGACCAGTGTGTCAGAAGAAAGATCCTCATCCTTTATAGAGGTTCCAATTAAGGCTCAAATAAGGTCTTTGTTCCTCAAGCCAGGTTTTCAGGAGAAGCTTAACTTTAGATTAAGCAGAAAGAAGGCAGATGCTAACAACATTGAAGATATATATGATGCAGAAGTTTACAAACAGCTTGTCGATAGGGGTGGTCCTCTTAGTGACCCTAAAAACATCTCACTTACTTGGAACACAGATGAAGACAAAAATGGATATTTGTTAAGGCTCATACATGGTACTCAAAATATACCTATGCAGATGGTAAATGTAGTCAAACTTGTGCAGTCTATTCCTGTTATTTCAcaaactattaaaccagggaatgTCATAGCTGAATTTTACAGACATATGACTAAAGATGATAGTTTCTGTcaggaaaacaaatatttgtctaGGATTAAACTATATGGAGCATCTAGTGAACTTCTATTGGACACAGTTCACCTCTCTGCATTGCAAATACATGCTGGTCACTGCATCAATTCTGGAACCGTAAGCATCTTTCACAGGGCACAAGTTAagaaatatttaggcctactacgctactgtattttaatattagtCCTTATCATGGTGgttggagagccaaatgttttctga